One Sulfolobus sp. S-194 DNA segment encodes these proteins:
- a CDS encoding sulfur oxygenase reductase family protein has protein sequence MPKPYVAINMVEVRNDPKTLELFGKVGPKVCMVTARHPGFVGFQNHVQIGVVPLGTRWGGAKMEMSQEMHSMMLMQYTFWKNWKDHEEMHKQNWANLFRLCLQCADQMIWGPYEPLYEIVYANMPLNTEMTDFTVMVGKKFAAGEAVSIPPISQPYGKRVVAFGEHIVKEGLENQFEEYAIKTLEAFRSAPGFLGGMILKEIGVSPLGSLQLNAKGFHQILETANGMDVPEPVTIYEAPEFRNRPQRYIVHTEWSDTNALMFGLGRVLIYPEVRQIHDKVLDTVVYGPYIRVLNPMMEGTYWREYLNEYHL, from the coding sequence ATGCCAAAACCATATGTAGCAATAAACATGGTAGAAGTAAGAAACGATCCTAAAACGTTAGAACTTTTCGGAAAAGTAGGACCAAAAGTATGCATGGTCACGGCAAGACATCCAGGGTTTGTAGGATTTCAAAATCATGTACAAATAGGAGTAGTTCCTCTAGGGACTAGATGGGGAGGTGCTAAAATGGAAATGAGCCAAGAAATGCATAGTATGATGCTAATGCAATATACCTTTTGGAAGAACTGGAAAGATCATGAGGAAATGCATAAACAGAACTGGGCTAATCTATTTAGATTATGCCTACAATGTGCAGACCAGATGATTTGGGGACCTTATGAGCCTCTATATGAAATAGTCTACGCTAATATGCCTCTTAATACTGAAATGACTGATTTCACAGTTATGGTAGGTAAGAAGTTTGCCGCTGGAGAAGCAGTATCTATTCCTCCAATTTCTCAGCCTTACGGAAAGAGAGTTGTTGCCTTCGGAGAGCATATAGTCAAAGAAGGGCTTGAGAATCAGTTTGAGGAGTATGCTATAAAAACTCTTGAAGCGTTTAGATCAGCTCCAGGATTCCTAGGTGGTATGATACTTAAAGAGATTGGAGTATCACCTTTAGGAAGTTTACAACTAAATGCAAAAGGATTTCACCAAATATTAGAAACAGCTAACGGAATGGATGTACCAGAACCAGTAACAATTTATGAAGCTCCAGAATTCAGAAATAGACCCCAGAGGTATATTGTCCATACAGAATGGAGCGATACTAATGCACTCATGTTCGGTCTTGGGAGAGTACTAATATACCCTGAGGTAAGACAAATTCACGATAAAGTATTAGACACAGTAGTATATGGGCCTTACATAAGAGTATTGAATCCAATGATGGAAGGAACATATTGGAGAGAGTACTTGAATGAATACCATCTATAA
- a CDS encoding serine protease — protein MNKNILIGILTILIIVAGISGYIVGKTGTGNATNTASTVIKTVEQVVSSPVSDPANLGNGEDYLINPVFPDHTIAAQYAYVTPGEGLVFIGNPYLSGNGYLAGAKGAAVIASMLAYQPLTEYNYYLYINSPYCINVPGAVKTDSATVMYLASMLNQQSELNKSLYFLGDVGLEGYMYSTGVVYQRIVQLYQGGIYYLVVPQMMALAEGENYQMALQFAKEHHEILYTVSSIPQIYQIITGSKLPTPSGYIDFPINFSIGYIYLEHIYQQLYNSSTNVTAKQLAQKYWGEAQKLANKGNYTAFYFLPNPAVEAIQVLYQPGYNLSLEVQEAINNASTLSNLWKIETAAEAAYLSHGNITDQILANAWAALSLSINVGPTITPYGFYQGLYNAFLTDLYAAEYLDSVANSHYGNITLLIQIYRNPNVIYDFGFFTNYYAMMAIQFRDYFLKQLNSTDQGIILNSIYSYMVNETQILENAAAYFDGPSVVGYMMMNYGLQTHNLNLLYYSMPYIRFVMNTEELTWYI, from the coding sequence ATGAATAAAAATATTTTAATTGGTATATTAACTATACTTATAATAGTTGCAGGGATAAGCGGATATATAGTAGGTAAAACAGGAACTGGTAATGCCACTAATACTGCTTCCACGGTAATAAAAACCGTAGAGCAAGTTGTTTCTTCTCCGGTTTCTGATCCAGCAAATTTGGGTAATGGTGAGGATTATCTAATTAATCCCGTGTTTCCAGACCATACTATTGCTGCTCAGTACGCTTACGTCACACCTGGAGAGGGTTTAGTTTTTATAGGAAACCCATACCTATCTGGAAATGGTTATTTAGCTGGTGCTAAAGGTGCAGCAGTAATTGCTTCTATGTTAGCTTACCAACCATTGACAGAATACAATTACTACTTATACATTAACTCACCCTATTGTATTAATGTACCAGGTGCAGTGAAAACAGATTCAGCAACTGTAATGTACTTAGCTTCAATGTTAAATCAACAATCAGAATTAAACAAATCGTTGTACTTCTTAGGTGATGTTGGTTTAGAAGGTTACATGTATTCAACCGGTGTAGTTTACCAAAGAATTGTACAACTTTACCAAGGAGGAATTTACTATCTTGTAGTACCTCAAATGATGGCATTAGCTGAAGGTGAAAACTATCAGATGGCTTTACAATTTGCAAAAGAACACCATGAAATACTCTACACGGTTTCTTCAATACCTCAAATATATCAAATAATTACTGGAAGTAAACTACCAACTCCTTCCGGTTACATAGATTTTCCAATAAACTTCAGTATTGGCTATATATACCTAGAACATATATACCAACAGCTTTATAACAGTAGTACTAATGTAACAGCTAAGCAATTAGCCCAAAAGTATTGGGGTGAAGCCCAGAAATTAGCAAATAAAGGAAATTACACGGCATTCTATTTCTTACCTAACCCCGCGGTAGAAGCTATACAAGTCCTATATCAACCTGGATACAACTTATCTTTAGAAGTACAAGAAGCAATTAACAATGCAAGTACCTTAAGTAATTTATGGAAAATTGAAACAGCAGCAGAAGCGGCGTATTTATCACATGGAAATATAACAGATCAAATACTTGCAAATGCGTGGGCTGCTTTAAGCTTATCAATTAATGTAGGACCAACAATAACACCCTATGGATTTTATCAAGGGTTATATAACGCATTCTTAACTGATTTATACGCAGCAGAGTACTTAGATAGCGTAGCTAACTCCCATTATGGAAACATCACTTTACTAATTCAAATCTATAGAAATCCAAATGTAATATACGACTTTGGCTTCTTTACAAATTATTATGCAATGATGGCAATTCAATTTAGGGATTACTTCTTAAAACAACTTAATTCGACAGATCAAGGCATAATATTAAATTCAATATACTCTTACATGGTTAATGAGACACAAATACTTGAAAATGCAGCAGCTTATTTCGATGGACCATCTGTTGTTGGTTATATGATGATGAATTACGGATTACAAACCCATAATCTTAATTTACTGTACTACTCGATGCCCTATATAAGATTTGTAATGAATACCGAAGAACTAACGTGGTATATTTAA